A stretch of Oryza brachyantha chromosome 4, ObraRS2, whole genome shotgun sequence DNA encodes these proteins:
- the LOC102704607 gene encoding E3 ubiquitin-protein ligase RLIM-like isoform X1 gives MFVFVDWIGVFSFSSESPGPNIRVSMEVMHDTTRKKEVVVCYMNAPLPYMIEENYGGCFCEDDLDLAQVLQDQEIVYQLIQRNDGSGSSRSHSNPSSSYSHGRALNERKPSGVASYEAQLVVDEALARELQQMEDQLASASIDDHIIIEHGRKPIASSTSNGGGVSASRPPQVVMEDGIDPDNMTYEELQQLGEAIGSESKGLPEDVIALLPTSTYKIRIFSRKEKHDECVICCMAYKNRDRLTKLPCEHQYRQTCVTKWLKINKVCPVCNKEVFGSCK, from the exons ATGTTCGTGTTTGTTGACTGGATTGGAGTGTTTTCTTTCAGTTCCGAATCGCCGGGTCCTAACATTCGG GTGAGCATGGAGGTGATGCATGATACTACTAGGAAGAAGGAAGTGGTTGTCTGTTATATGAACGCCCCTCTACCGTACATGATTGAAGAGAATTATGGGGGATGCTTCTGTGAAGACGATCTTGATCTCGCGCAGGTTCTCCAAGACCAG GAAATAGTCTACCAATTAATTCAAAGAAATGATGGTAGTGGTTCATCAAGAAGTCATTCAAATCCTAGCTCTAGTTATAGCCATGGACGGGCATTGAATGAAAGGAAACCATCAGGAGTTGCAAGTTATGAAGCACAGCTAGTTGTTGATGAAGCTTTAGCTCGAGAGTTGCAACAGATGGAGGACCAATTAGCAAGCGCATCAATTGATGACCACATCATAATAGAACATG GAAGAAAGCCAATAGCTTCTTCAACATCtaatggtggtggtgtttCTGCAAGCAGACCTCCTCAAGTAGTGATGGAGGATGGCATCGATCCAGATAATATGACTTATGAG GAACTGCAACAATTAGGGGAAGCTATTGGTAGTGAAAGCAAAGGGTTGCCGGAAGATGTGATAGCACTCTTGCCTACTTCAACATACAAAATTAGGATAttttcaagaaaagaaaagcatgATGA ATGTGTGATATGCTGTATGGCTTACAAGAACCGAGATAGGCTGACTAAATTGCCCTGTGAACATCAGTACCGTCAAACTTGTGTCACCAAATGGTTGAAGATCAACAAG GTATGCCCTGTCTGCAACAAGGAGGTTTTTGGGTCGTGCAAGTGA
- the LOC102704607 gene encoding E3 ubiquitin-protein ligase RLIM-like isoform X2: protein MEVMHDTTRKKEVVVCYMNAPLPYMIEENYGGCFCEDDLDLAQVLQDQEIVYQLIQRNDGSGSSRSHSNPSSSYSHGRALNERKPSGVASYEAQLVVDEALARELQQMEDQLASASIDDHIIIEHGRKPIASSTSNGGGVSASRPPQVVMEDGIDPDNMTYEELQQLGEAIGSESKGLPEDVIALLPTSTYKIRIFSRKEKHDECVICCMAYKNRDRLTKLPCEHQYRQTCVTKWLKINKVCPVCNKEVFGSCK from the exons ATGGAGGTGATGCATGATACTACTAGGAAGAAGGAAGTGGTTGTCTGTTATATGAACGCCCCTCTACCGTACATGATTGAAGAGAATTATGGGGGATGCTTCTGTGAAGACGATCTTGATCTCGCGCAGGTTCTCCAAGACCAG GAAATAGTCTACCAATTAATTCAAAGAAATGATGGTAGTGGTTCATCAAGAAGTCATTCAAATCCTAGCTCTAGTTATAGCCATGGACGGGCATTGAATGAAAGGAAACCATCAGGAGTTGCAAGTTATGAAGCACAGCTAGTTGTTGATGAAGCTTTAGCTCGAGAGTTGCAACAGATGGAGGACCAATTAGCAAGCGCATCAATTGATGACCACATCATAATAGAACATG GAAGAAAGCCAATAGCTTCTTCAACATCtaatggtggtggtgtttCTGCAAGCAGACCTCCTCAAGTAGTGATGGAGGATGGCATCGATCCAGATAATATGACTTATGAG GAACTGCAACAATTAGGGGAAGCTATTGGTAGTGAAAGCAAAGGGTTGCCGGAAGATGTGATAGCACTCTTGCCTACTTCAACATACAAAATTAGGATAttttcaagaaaagaaaagcatgATGA ATGTGTGATATGCTGTATGGCTTACAAGAACCGAGATAGGCTGACTAAATTGCCCTGTGAACATCAGTACCGTCAAACTTGTGTCACCAAATGGTTGAAGATCAACAAG GTATGCCCTGTCTGCAACAAGGAGGTTTTTGGGTCGTGCAAGTGA